In Sulfurisphaera javensis, a single genomic region encodes these proteins:
- a CDS encoding acylphosphatase, giving the protein MLKRMYVIVKGKVQGVGFRKWVQIHAVRLGIKGYAKNLEDGETVEIVAEGYEEALQKLLEYIRRGPPLAKVEHVEYRFLEYKGEFDSFETL; this is encoded by the coding sequence GTTATAGTTAAAGGTAAAGTTCAAGGTGTAGGGTTTAGAAAATGGGTTCAAATTCATGCGGTAAGACTTGGAATAAAGGGTTATGCAAAAAACTTAGAAGACGGAGAAACTGTTGAGATTGTAGCAGAAGGATACGAAGAAGCATTACAGAAATTACTTGAATATATAAGGAGAGGGCCTCCATTAGCTAAAGTTGAGCATGTAGAATATAGATTTTTAGAGTATAAAGGAGAATTTGACAGCTTTGAGACCTTATAA